AAAGAGCCATCGCTCTTCAGCAGGAAGTACCTGGGTCGCCACGTTTTGATGTATTCACCTGCAAAACAGGAGGGTTGAGCTGGGCGTGGCCGTGGCCTCCCTACTGCCCCCCCATCCCGGGCAACGGGCACTGGTTGTGAgctgaagccttggctggggtcactgccagagcctggggcaaagccagaacccaggagtcctgtcaCTCGGGGCCCTGCCCTGGCACCCGGGGTAGCCTGCAGCCGGGAtctccctgcagccctgtgccacGTAGACGTACTCTGCAGGGCCAAAGAACAGGCTGGTCTGGTCCACGGGCACCCAGGTACCCTgccagcccctttccccctcctgagACAGGCTCTGGAGGCCCCACGGCCATCCTGACCCACCAAGGACTCTGCAGCTGCTACCTCCACCGGGTtcagaaacagcagcaggctgAGGCCCGCAGCTCCCctcacagctccctgctgtatcagtctgtgcaggggagggaggcactCGCTAGACCCGAGCCAGCAAGCACAGGACGAATGTGGCCACGGGCCGCTGAAACCTCTGCTAGCGCCACAGGCGCAGGGAGacggctgggctgcaggggctcccCGGCCCCTTCTGCAccagctgggaagagctgcaTCACCTTCCCTGCTCTATAAAGCtgtgccctccccttccctctctctcacctCTCTTGTGCAGCCAGCCCTCTTTAACGACCGACACCTCGTTCATGGTGGAGCCACAGCTTCCGGCCGCCTCTGCCGGGCAGGACCAGGGAACGGGCTAATGCCAGCAGCCACAGGATGAGCCGTGCTTGGAGTTGGGCCCTGTGGAGGCATGAGCATGAGCTGCTGTAGTGTGGGTCACTGGGCGAAGCCACAacacccactgcctgcccccctccacaccctACACACCGGATCTGAGCACGGGACAGGGCCACCTCCATGGGCAAGGCAAATCTCAGACCCTGGGCACAAGCAAGacagggggctggagcagggagcacccACCCAGAGCTAACATCTGTGCCTGGTCCCCACGTCCAGCCTCCGCACATGCCGCCCCTGGccgccaagcagcagctctgatgctggggaggcgagggagccagcCTCGACATGACGCCACCCACACCCCAGGAATGACAGCAGGGCCCACCGCCCCCCGCAAGCACGGATCCTGCTGCCACACATGGGCCACAAGGCTCAAATGAGAGGGACGAAGTaccctgccccggctgcctggccGCATTTGTGCCCTGGCCCCGCACAAGGGTTTGTAGCCAGTTCTGATTCAGCTCCGggcactggctgaggctgcaggtAATGCAGCCTAGGCGCTCAGGGACACCAGCTCCCAGTCAGCGCTTGCTCCCTGCACCTCGTTATGGGGAACCTCGGCCAAATGTGTTTTGAGCCACGGAGCCAATGCCCGGCCCGGGGCAGAGAGagcggctgccagctccaggcgaCAGAGCCCCAGCTCCACGCATCAGATGGTGTCACGGGGATACCAGGCTCCAAGGCTGCCTCTTGAGCCCTGCAGGCCTGCAAAGGAGTGCAGGGCTCTGACCTTGGTTCCCGCAGCCGCTGTGGGGCCTGGATGCAGATGGGATCTATCAGGACCCCCTCCAGCTTTCCCTACCTATCTTCCAGCGATGAGGCAGCTCGACGACAGCTGCAACGAGGGATCTCCCCTCTGCAGCCCTAACGAGAAGTGAGTGACTCAGTCCGAAAAACACACTGGGGGCAGAGCCGAGGGCACGGCCTCAGAGCAGTAGATCTCGGCCGCTTCGtggggagaacctgcagcctcctCGGCAGCTCGCTCCGGGGCTGTTCCACCGGGAATTGCAAGGCTTAAGTGTGGAGGTGCGGGCAGCTCCTGCCCGGGTGTAGGGATCCCTCCGGGCTGGAGAAAGCTCCGAGGTTGAAGAGCGCTGAGCGGCCTCACAGAAAGAGGAAGTGGGGCCTTGCTAAGCTccaggcagggagccagggctCCTGGGTTCTCTGACCATGCTCTTTCCCCGAGCGGAGCAGCTACCTCGCGGATGGTGAACGGCGGCCAGGTGCCAGCGGGGAAGACCTGTGGGTTCTCTGCCAGGGTTACTCCATCACATCCCAGTCCCGTGCCTCGGTTTTTTAAGATCCTGTGGCCCCCggcctggcagctgggcagctgcGATGCATCCGGCAGGCTGGAAACCTGCAGGTGGGATGTGCCTCACGGGAACAGGTTCCTGTTTATGGGGGGGTGCCCAGGGGCCACGTCCCTGATCACGTCCAGCTTCCGGGGAGGCAGAGCCCCTCGCATCCCCTGAGCGCTGAGCACCTGGGCAGCTCTCCTGCTTCACCTGGTCCCGAGGCACCGGGGATCCAGCCCGGCCGGCTGCGGGACGGGTTCGTTCTCCAGCTTTCCAGGTACCATCGGATGCGCCCTGGGGATCACCTAGGAGCGGAGCCGCTGCGCGCAGCCCTGGCGAGAAGACGATGTGATGCCCCAGGACAAGACCCTTAGCGACGACCAGCTCGACCCCTTTGCACTTCTACTGGGAGTCAATTCCACGCTGGCCACGGGTGGGACGACGGGGGGCTCTCGctcatgggggaaggggctggctgtCCCACGACGGGCGGCCGTAGGTACCACCTCTGCCGCGTTCCTTCGCGCAGACCGCGCCCGGCCCTCGCTGCCAGGCAGgcgaaggggagagagaggggcgCTGAATCCGTTCGCAGAGGACGCTGCCCCCACAGGTCGTCTTTAGGCCTCTCCGACCCTGCCCCGGCGCTGCTCCTTGCTCCGAACCCCCTCCTCGGGTCCcgcagcagcagaagcccccaCGACAGCTGTTACGTCGCCGGAGCCCGATCCGAGGCTCACGATTCCCCGCTCGGCCCCTCCGTGGTTAACAGCAACAAATAACCGCCGCGCGCTGCCTTTCCatggccccccccccagctctgcaaacAGCCAGCGCCGTGCAGGGCCCCACGGAGGTGGCGGTTAACCCCTGCAAGTGACCCGGGGCTTCTTGAGCTGGAAAGGGACCCCAGAGCCCTGGCTCGCAGCCCCCCGCTCTCGCTGCCTCCCCTCCCGGACCCAGGCACAAGACCGGGGGCCGCTCCAGCTGCTGGATCCCACTCCCCCggagcaggagggtgcaggggccgTGGGTTTCCACGCCCTGCGCTTCCTTGCAGCCAGAGAGCAGCGGCGAGCACTCGCGGGACGTGTCCTGACGCCGTTTCcaaccaccccccccccggcagccgCAGAGCCCCGTCTTCGTCCCTGCTGGATACGGTGACCGTGCTCGGCGCGGGCAGGCGGCTCCGGTTACAGCTCCGCTCCCCGCCAGGTGGACGCGGCTCCAGCCAGGAGCTCGGGCTCCTCGATTAGGTTTCGTGCAGGCGCCAGAAACATTCCCCCCGCGAGGGCCGGCGCCGTGGCGGCTTTCCCCTGGCGAGCGGGACGATGATGACGACGACGACCCGCGCCCGGAGGCTTTGGATCCGGCAGAGGGAGTGGCTGGCGGCTGACCCCGTCCAGAGCCGAAGCCGGACTTTGCTCCTGCGCCGCGCTTGGACCCCGGCACAtcgggggaggggcggggaggggagatgcCCTGGGGGGAGGTCGCCATAGAGATGACATCGCTCCCCCGTTGCCATGGTGCCCACCCTGGCAACACGTGgagggggggacccctcccctgccctgctcccttgagcagAACCATAGGGGGGAGTTCATGGGCGGGGGGATAGtttcaggaggctgccctttaaTCCTGCCTCTGCCATGGAGGAGACCCCTCCTCAAATCCTACCCCCTCCCATGGAGAAGACCCCCCTAATTTAACTCTTAccccccccctcctgctcccccgcATGGTGCGGTCCCCGTTGACCCTCTATGGGGCAGGCGGGTCCATATCACACAGATGGGGGAGCCGGCCGTTCCAACCCCCACCCCGCGGGGGTCCCGGATGGTGCGGTCCTCAAAGGGGTGCGGGCGGTTCCATCGGCTcgttccacccccccccctcccctcggCCGCGGGTGGTGCGGTCCCGTCAGGGCCCCGctagggggcggggcgggcgggtccaagttccccccccctcccccgcgcgGGGGCGCGAGTGGTGCGGTCCCCGCTGGGCCCCGCAGGGGGGCGGGCGGGTCCATATCGGCGGCGGGGGGAGGCTCCTCACCTGTCATGGACGCCGCCGGCTGCCGGGGCGGCTGCTGCTCATGCCGGTGCCGCCTCCCCACTCCCGCGGGGCCCCTGCTCCGCCGCGTCCGGCCCGACGGCGCCCCGCGCTCCCGGAAACCCCGCCCCTGCGGGCCCACGCACGCAGGAAGCGGGGAAGGAGGGAGGCGAGGAGAgccaccccccctccacacacgcAGCTGCCCCTCACTGCGCAGGCGCAGCGGGGAGGGGTACACTGCGCGTGCGCAAAGCCACCTGGGCCCCTCAAGAGTGTTCTACGCCTGCTCCGGGAAACCGCCCCCCCTCAGGGCGCATGCGCGccggctgcctgctgctcccacgTCCGCACGTGGACAGCCCCCGGCAGCCTGAGTCGATTTACATGTATTTGCATACATTTGTGTAGCGCTGCACGCACGCAcgtgtacacatatacacataggTAGTATGCACGTACACACGTGTACCGTATTTCGTGGTGTATCAATCCGGTTGTGAAGCAAATCGGAAAGTTGGGGGTCAACCTATACACCATAAAATACGGTATATACACGTGTATATACATGcacgtatatgtatatacacacactagaTCTATACCCATACAtatctctcatatatatatagacacacaaatACACGCTACACAGATCTCTATACAGATAGATAGATTTGCATATAGGCATGATCTGTGAGCACAGCTGTGGTTGAGCGGGTGTTTCTATGGGCCCATCGCAAAAAAACTAGGAGCCTCCTTCACCAAGGGAGGCCCCTGGGGACACCAGCTGATTCCCTGGGGCAACTGAAAAGGAATCGGGCAGGGAGCCAGGTCAAAGGTTAAGAACAAGGGATCTAGAAGGGGACACAAGGGCCGCAGCCCGCTGAATGCATCGAGGGAGCCTGCGGACGCTGGCCAGTGATGCTCGGCCTGGAGACGCGAATGGAGGAGCAAGGAAGACCGCCCCAGGCTTGCCCTGCTCCCTCCGACCACAGCCTCCTCCCTGGTCCGGCAGACggccagcttggccagagccagaagGTTGGctagaggggatctggggggGCCACAGATGGGAAGGTGCAGGAAAAAGGGCAGCCATGAGGCTCTGGAGACGGCggcagaggggctgcagcccgGCGCCCTGGAGGCAGAGGTGTGCCAGGGCCTCCCTCTGTTGGCAAAAGGGGCCGCCCGCGAAGCACGCCAGATACATGGCCGTGACGATGGTTCTGCAGCCATGGAAAAGCGCACAGGCCGCGCTGGCGCCCCGGTGCCCCAGCTCCAACGACTCCCTGCTagcaccagccccagggcagaggggaagggattAAAAACCAAACCTGGGGCTTTCCTCTGCTGGAGCACGCGCCAGCCGGCAGCCAGGTCCCGGCCGTAGACTCAGAGCAGCCAGGAACCTGCAACCCTTCAAGGGAAGGCAAAAGTGCCTGGCCTGCTGCGCAAGGGGTTAAACACCTAAGTTAGAGCAGGAGTCTGGCGTTCCAGACTGGGTCTAAGTTTGCTGCTCCCCGAGTCTCAGCGGGCCTGAAACAGGTCCAACACCCACTTGGGGAAAGCCCTTCTgagcctgcagcctccctgcaccaccTACATCTCTGGAGCTCCCCGGAGCGTCCTGGGCGGCGAGACACAGGAGCCAGGAGGGGCGAGAGAGAACGGTCATTTCCACGCTTTATTGCAAAGAGCACGTGGCGTTGTTAACAAACATGGGAGGTGCCACGAGAACATCACAcgacccccttcttcccccactccgTGACAGGTGGCAGCCTGCGCAGATTTCCTTCGGGTAGGAAAGGGTTGTTTAACAGTCTAAAAAACCCAGCAACACCGGCCCCTCCCTCCAAAAGCAGTAAGAAAACTCACAAAAAATAGAAAACGGACTTggctttcagggaaaaaaaagacttcccTTGCCAGGTGCAACACTAGCAGCCCACAGAAACGAGCCAGGAGGTTCGTTCCAGAAGGCTTCCCTGCCTTTCCCCGTCGTGTTTTCACAGGATTAAAGCCCAAAACCAGTACTCAGATGTGGTGTTGCATGAGGAAACTGAGCAGAACCAATGCACTTCGCCCTAGGAGCCGCCATGGAAAGACAGGTCAGCAAATGCGAACAGAGGGAACAAGCCCAAAGCAGAAAAAGAACTGGTCTGGATCGCTCCTGGCAGTTTGGCTGAGGAAGAGGCTTCAGGGGTTTGGCTTAATAAATGGAGACGAAAAGAATGGGTGCAAACATTGCTGTGGCAGACGGCTGGCCCAGCTGCAGTAACCCCTGGGGACATTACACCCCCAGTGCTGGCTCTAGGACAGGGCTGGACCCTGCACTGAGCTAAGGGGAGAAGCGCCCACTGCCCTTGCCAGAGCCATTGTACTGGCCACATTCTCTCTGGCACCGAGGGTGGAGCGGTTTGGACCCGtgcagctgctctcccagctgtTCTCCATTCTGCCCTTGCCAGGGAAGGTCTCTTAATGAAGAGACTGCACTCGCCGCTCTGTGCCCATTGCAGACggcatccccttcccctctgccctggggctggtgctAGCAGGGAGTCGTTGGAGCTGGCGCACCAAACACTGAATGGGcaggcccagctctgcaggctcccgCCACCGTGCCATGGTGTTCCAGGCACCATGCGCTTGGCACCGATACAGCTGCAGCAAGAGTGGTACCACCacctcctggggccaggggagtgggaaggggccgAAGCCAGGAGCTGAGACTGCACCTGCAGGTGTGCAGCTGAACCTCCCTCCTCTTTCAATTTTGGTGCTACTAAGAACTAGCCCTCCCAGTCCCAGGGGCTGATGCTTTTCCCCAGAGAATGGACAGGGGCTGAACTCCCGTTTGCCTGAGATCTGGCCATGGGGGAGGTGGGAAAACTATGTGCTCAAAACAAAGAGAAAGCTACTGCCGTGCAAATGGCTCCGGAGGACTGAACTGGGCCCCACTGTCATCAGCAAACAAAATGCTGCTCGAACGGACACAGAAGCGTCCAGGATCCACATCCTTCTGGCCTGCTCTAGGCAGCGCAGAGCTGTGCGCAGAAGGTGGAGGATCCGTGCCGCCTTCTGGCAGCTGTTTGCACCCAGCGGCAGCAGTTATCAGGAGCCGAGCTATGCACAGGGACTAGAAACGCTAGCGCTACAGGGGACCGGCCCGAGATTACCCTCATGCTCGAGAGCGCCGGCACCGCGTCCCCACTCTGTAATGGCTCCTTACGGAGTCCTCGCAGCGCAACGTCCTAGAGACAAGAAACAACCTGcagaggagaagagaagagggaagaggagaAGAAATAGAAGGCAGCTTTCAGTGACCCTGAGTGCAGGAGAAAGGTGCCAGAAGGGCAGCCAGGGAGAGCACCGGCTTGGTGGATGCGGAGCCCAGCTCGCCACGCCACCTCTGCTCCTCTGCCCCGcactgcagggagccaggggaCCGCCGGCGCGGTAGTTCTGTTCCGGCGCCACGCGAGAATCCCCTTGTTTCGGGCTCGCGAGGAGGCTCTTGGGAGGAGTGGTGATGGCGCCCGCAACAGACGGAGCAGTGCAGAACCGGCCTCTGTGGCCCGGCAGCTCAGTCGGCCTTCCTGCCCAGTCTCTTAAAGACGCTCACGGTGCCTGCGCTGTCCATCTGAGCACTGTGCAGCTCGCTGGTGCTGCTTACCTTGGTGCTGCCCACAGTCCTCTTTATAGTGACCCGGAACGCTGGCTCGGGCCTGCTCCGGGTGCTGGTGACGCTGCTGTCCTGGGCCGCGGCCGGTGGGGCCGTCCCGAGTCTCTGGGCCATGCCGCCTTTGGAGCCCACCTCGGGCTTCCTCTCTTTGGCTGCTGTGGTGCCAGTGCTCTTGCCTCCCAGGCGCCGGATGGTGGTCACGGTCGGTTTGGGCTTTGAGCTGGTGGCCTTGGCTTTGACTGTGATGCCCGGCTTGGTGCTCTCCTTGCGGAGGGGCTTGGCGCGCTTCTTGAGGACACCGGCGTATTGCAGCACGGAGCAGTCATCGTCGCTCTCGCCCGCCTTGTCCTTGTCTGCCTCCAGTGTGTCTCCCAGCCGGCTGAACACCCCAGTGGGCTGTAGGACAGCAACGAGCAGGCATCAGGGGATGGCCGAGGGGCAGGTCCCTGCCCCGCAGTGGACATGGGAGCTTGCCCCACTTCCACAGTGTAGGAGCAATCGCGCTGGGATTGaccacagagcagctgacacACTCTCAGCTCACCCGGTGTTTAAACCCGATAACCCAACTGCCTGTGCTCCTACTAGACAATCCGggaccctgcccctggcccttccctgctgtgcctcagtttcccctgtaaCGTGAGGGTAATGAAGGGCCTGAGGTGggagagcatgcctccctgcttgttCTTGGCTGTGTCTGATGTCACTGGCAATCCTGCCCTCACCTTGCTTCCTGTAGTGGTGTCTGCCTTCATCTCGGCCCCCAGCCGGTCAAACACGGACGTTCGCTGGAGCCCTGGCAGCAATGAAAGCAAGACCCGGAGTCATCGCACTTTCTTGAACCAGggaacaggggggagggggtcacaAAAGCCACATGGGGCAACTCCCCAGACGTGGGCAGCATTTGGCACCCATGCAGCCCCACCCAGGGTACGTCTCATGCCACATGGAGGAGGGCTGGAAAGGGCtgccctcagcccagcccagtgtTGAAATCCTGAGAGGATGGTGCTAAACCCTCCCGCACGAAGGAGAAACCTGCCTTCAGTGCAGTGCTCAAAGCACCCCCCTGCTCTCGAAGAACCAAACAGCACAGAGAGAACTGGGGCCTGCTCTACACACTGCACTGGTATCACTGGAGGTGAATCACAGGGTAGAAAGGACCAAGCTGGACGAGTCCACCAGCTGAGCAACTCTGGGGGGACAGTCTTCTGGCCCGTTCCCATAGGGTTGCTCCGGCCCTGCGCCCGGTACCTTTGGCCGCCTGCTGCTCCAGAATCTTCTTTGTCCGCGGCGTGGTACCCTTGGGCATGCTGATGACATATTTCCCCTCCATCTCGGCCGTGACGCATCGCCTCTTCACCGGGACAGCTGGACTCTCAGCTGCGGCTTCACATGAGACTGGGAGCCCAAAGAAAGAGAGAAGTGAGCTGCGGCTCCCTCCAGCTTCCCGCTGGCACTGCCCCGTGCTCTGAAAGCTAGCACTGACAGGCTTTCAACTACCCCAGGAAAGCACAGATTTGGGGGCTGATGCCTTCAAAAAGGATTTAACCACCCGCAGCCCCGAAGCCCCACTCGTTGCTCTCTGCAAGCCTGGGGAGCATAGCAGCAGTGCTACAAGCCAGCTCCTAATGAAGAGGAGCATATGCACTGCATGTGCccgagctccctgctgcaccctccccacacctgcttTGGCGTTGTTCTTCGCTGCCAGCTTGTTGGACACAGTCACAGAGATCTTGGACGTGCTGGCGGTGTCAGGGCGTCGCACAGGGGTCAAAGGCGGTGAATCCCTGCTTAAGCTGTTCGCAATCATTCgagtggcagctggaagggaaaggagagcagcaggtgggggggggggcagggctcacTGCAGGCACTTCATAGCACGACTGCAGCCAAgctaggggtggaggggggagggaaggggggtccCTGGCACTGGGTAGCGCCATCGCTGCCTGGGCCCCATATGCCACTAGCTCAGGGACCATGAGGTTAAAGGCGAGCCCAGCAGAAGGGCCCCGGATAGCTCCCTACCACTAcgcagcagagcagcctggggGAAACGCCCCCTTGCCAACCTGGCTCAGCCTGGGCAGCACGGTCACCCACGGGGCCGAAGAGCAAAGTCGCTGGGTCCCCAGCTCCATTCTATAGGCTaggtccagcccctggctcccagcacagcGGACGTGGGACCTCAGTCATGACGGGGAAAGAGGTAAGCAGCAGAGCCTAAAACGGGGTGCTAATGCTACGACCTGCCCTTACCGCTGTTGGCACTTCGGCGCAACTCCGACTGCATGCTGGGCGGGGTGGAGCCCAGGGTCTCCGTCGCGGCCTTGCACACCTCCTGGGGGAACAGCAGCCGTTTGTCACTGAGCCGAGTGCGGGGCTCCAGACGGTGCCTGCACGAGCCTGACAGTGAACATGCACAGTACTGGGGCCGCACCCATCCAGTGGACTCAGCTCAGGGCTACCCAACTGCCTGCCTTTCACTGCGCAGCTGGGCCAGAGGCACTGAGGCAGGTGGTTCCGGAAAGGCATCAATGGTCTAACAGAAGCCCCTTGGCCCACGAGTTACTaacccccccagcactgctcgTTTCTCCCTCACCTCTCTCCAGAGCGGCAGTAACCAAGGATAGAGTGGGCGCTGGCCACATAAAGCAAGTGCAACTCaggaccagcccccccccccccccgaccacaCACACAATGCAACACACCTGCCGGTAAACCACCTTGGCGTGCTTGAGGATGGCGATGACATCCCCCACGACAGTGATGCCCAGCTCGTTCATGATCTCCTTGTTCAGGTCCAGCAGCATGTTCTTCTGGATCCTGCCGGGAGAAGCAACAGCGCAGCCGGGTCACCCGCCAGGTGTGAGAGTCCCACACAGGTGACACTGCCTGGCACTAGACAACCTCGGGGGAGCTGTGCCTCTCCAAGGCAGCAGGACATGGGCAGCTGCTGAaccgggcagctgcagcactgcagaacaagggaagggaaggaccTTGGAGCCAATTAACGAGCAATGCCACTGGGAGAATGCACCCTTCTCTGAAAGATATTAGGGGATCTGCCGGGgtgaaaagccctgcactcaactTTGCCTGGCAGAGAATCAGGTGTCCTCCCAAGGGGCTAATCGGGGAGCCCTGCTGGAAGCGGGGAGACAGGTCTACCCCCTCCCAGCAGAAGGAGCTCAGGCATGCCCTGCTACCCCTACAGATTAGAATGGCTcagagccaggagaggctccaaGCTGGTCCCCAGCCACCGGAGAGGAACCGCCTCCCAGTTCAAGCGATCGTTAGTGCTCATCACGCACACGGCTCCAGGCACCCGAAACACAACATCTCCCCAGTACCTCCTCTACCATGCGGGAGTGGGGGAGACGCATGAAAGAGTctgcgacccagatgggacttgTACGTTAGCGTCTTCTTTGCTGACACAAATCAggcgggggtgaggggtggggggcagggaacagggccCCGCGTTTAACTCGGCAGCTCTGCACGGACCTGAACTCTCGTGTCCCACCCGGGACCAAGACCTGCTGCCTCGGCCTTGCTGCCGCCTCACCTGTTGTCCACAAACGTCACCGCGTAGTTGACAGCCGGGCCCGGGGGGATCCCCGCTTCCTTGAAGAACTGAATCCACTCCGAGGTAGCTGGAAGGGGTGAGACACAAAGCGATGAGGGGACGGATCGAAAGCAGCTGCTGGGAAGTGCCgaggggatgggaccaggcacctggctggcacgtccccccccccccgaacgcGCTAAATCCACGGTAGCGTCGAGGGTCACGATGCAACGGGTGCAAACAAGGCATCGCTTGCAACCCGCCCTGCCCCTCGCAGAGCCGCCTCGCAAGGCAGGACGGCCAGGCTGAGAGCGCGGGATGGGTCCAGATGGAGCCGCCGCTCTATTTCGGGATATCCCAGCCCTCGGCTCCTCGCGTCCCTTGGCCCCTTTCCTGCGGCCGGAGCGGAGACGGCCGGCCCCGCATTCCAGGCGCGCGCAGCTGTCGCCGTGCGTCCAGCCGGCTCGCTGCCGCACTGGGGATGCGCCGCAAATAACCCCCGACAGCACCcgcccctgcagctccttcctccgccccccctccccccggctgcCACTTACCTGCCGTCTCgacttaccccccaccccccccgccccgcgcctcCCGGCCCCGGAACGGCACTCACCCATGGTGACCGACGCCATCGCGGGCACCCGAGCGCCCGCGGCGAGGCCCGGCGACCGCCTCCGACAAACCCGGCGGCGAAGCGCCGCGCCGCGAAGGCCGCCGGGCGTCAGGAGTGACGCGGCCGGCGGGATGCCGACGCTGGGGGTCACGCAACGAGAATAGCTCGTTAGCGATGCTCGGCCCGGGACGGAAAGCGACGCGGGCTGGGGGGGATGCGGGCTGCGACGAGCGCCGGGCGGGGGGGCTTATCGCCGGGGAGACGTTTACGGGCATTTCGGGGATGAGGGGCCGGCGGCTGCGATTTGCCTGCGGCTTTCACCCCGGCCCCCCCCGGGCCGTGCTTGCGGGCGGCTGCCGGGCAAGGGGGGGGGCTCCAGACCGGCGCCCGGGACAAGCAGGGCCCCTCCCCGAGCCCCGCGGGCACCTTCGGGGCCCCCGGCGCCCCCAGCCTCCtatgcagcccctccctccctccattcaCCCCgcaccccccacagctcccccaacCGTCTCCAgcgcagcccccccccatggtcccagaGCCCCTCCCTATGGCCCCCACAATCCCCAGAGCCCCCCCCGTGTCAGCCCCTCCCCAAAACCTCCTTTTCCCtgcaccactccctccccatagccccccacaccccaaaacCTGTCTCCCTGCACCACCCCCCCCAACACCgcagagcccccccccctccccatgacaCCCCCACCCCGGTCCCGGTCCCAGCGCGAAACCTCCCTCTCCCCgtaccagcccctccccccacgctCACCCGCCATCCCCGCCGCCCCCGAGCCAAGCCGGGCCGGTCCAACCGGAAATGCCGGCCAGCGAGAGCAGGAAGTGACGGCGCCGCCCGTCGCGCGGCGAGCCGCCTCTAGGCTGCGGAACCATAGAGAGCTTGGGCGgactcttcccccccactccctcctcggGAGAAGGGGGAGCCGCTGTGAACCATTGCGCATGCGCGAGGCGGGCGGCGCCCCTTACCGGACATCGCTGAGTGGCGCAGCGCGGACGCCTGCGTTCTATgcccggcggggggggggggtctagtggttagagcaggggggtCCGCGTcagatggggggagtgggggctagtGGTTAGGGGGGTCTGTGTCAGATGGGGGAAGTGGGGGCCAGCGGTTacagcagggggagtgggggctagTGGTTAGatcagggggagtgggggctagTGGTTAGatcagggggagtgggggctagtggttagagcagggggagtgggggctagtggttagagcaggggggtCTGTGTCAGATGGGGGAAGTAGgggctagtggttagagcaggggagtgggggctagtggttagagcaggggggtCTGTGTCAGATGGGGGAAGTAGGGGCTAGTGGTTAGAGCCACACATCCTCCGGCGTGCCCCCGGCCCTGGCTCCGGCCCCGCAGGCAGCACCCGGGGGCTGCGGGTCCCCACGCCCACGGGGCACGCGTGGGGCACCACGCGGGCTGGGTCCCAGCCGCAGGGTCCGTCCGCGTCGCCCCCCAGCCTGCGGCCAGGACGCCGTTTGCCCCGCGTGGGGTGAAAGCGGGGAGCCGGCGGAGGCAGCGGAGAGTTCA
This sequence is a window from Alligator mississippiensis isolate rAllMis1 chromosome 15, rAllMis1, whole genome shotgun sequence. Protein-coding genes within it:
- the C15H19orf47 gene encoding uncharacterized protein C19orf47 homolog isoform X1; translated protein: MVPQPRGGSPRDGRRRHFLLSLAGISGWTGPAWLGGGGDGGVGIPPAASLLTPGGLRGAALRRRVCRRRSPGLAAGARVPAMASVTMATSEWIQFFKEAGIPPGPAVNYAVTFVDNRIQKNMLLDLNKEIMNELGITVVGDVIAILKHAKVVYRQEVCKAATETLGSTPPSMQSELRRSANSAATRMIANSLSRDSPPLTPVRRPDTASTSKISVTVSNKLAAKNNAKAVSCEAAAESPAVPVKRRCVTAEMEGKYVISMPKGTTPRTKKILEQQAAKGLQRTSVFDRLGAEMKADTTTGSKPTGVFSRLGDTLEADKDKAGESDDDCSVLQYAGVLKKRAKPLRKESTKPGITVKAKATSSKPKPTVTTIRRLGGKSTGTTAAKERKPEVGSKGGMAQRLGTAPPAAAQDSSVTSTRSRPEPAFRVTIKRTVGSTKVSSTSELHSAQMDSAGTVSVFKRLGRKAD
- the C15H19orf47 gene encoding uncharacterized protein C19orf47 homolog isoform X2 produces the protein MVPQPRGGSPRDGRRRHFLLSLAGISGWTGPAWLGGGGDGGVGIPPAASLLTPGGLRGAALRRRVCRRRSPGLAAGARVPAMASVTMATSEWIQFFKEAGIPPGPAVNYAVTFVDNRIQKNMLLDLNKEIMNELGITVVGDVIAILKHAKVVYRQEVCKAATETLGSTPPSMQSELRRSANSAATRMIANSLSRDSPPLTPVRRPDTASTSKISVTVSNKLAAKNNAKAVSCEAAAESPAVPVKRRCVTAEMEGKYVISMPKGTTPRTKKILEQQAAKGLQRTSVFDRLGAEMKADTTTGSKPTGVFSRLGDTLEADKDKAGESDDDCSVLQYAGVLKKRAKPLRKESTKPGITVKAKATSSKPKPTVTTIRRLGGKSTGTTAAKERKPEVGSKGGMAQRLGTAPPAAAQDSSVTSTRSRPEPAFRVTIKRTVGSTKVVSCL
- the C15H19orf47 gene encoding uncharacterized protein C19orf47 homolog isoform X3 codes for the protein MAATSEWIQFFKEAGIPPGPAVNYAVTFVDNRIQKNMLLDLNKEIMNELGITVVGDVIAILKHAKVVYRQEVCKAATETLGSTPPSMQSELRRSANSAATRMIANSLSRDSPPLTPVRRPDTASTSKISVTVSNKLAAKNNAKAVSCEAAAESPAVPVKRRCVTAEMEGKYVISMPKGTTPRTKKILEQQAAKGLQRTSVFDRLGAEMKADTTTGSKPTGVFSRLGDTLEADKDKAGESDDDCSVLQYAGVLKKRAKPLRKESTKPGITVKAKATSSKPKPTVTTIRRLGGKSTGTTAAKERKPEVGSKGGMAQRLGTAPPAAAQDSSVTSTRSRPEPAFRVTIKRTVGSTKVSSTSELHSAQMDSAGTVSVFKRLGRKAD